A single genomic interval of Bacillus sp. es.036 harbors:
- a CDS encoding CarD family transcriptional regulator — protein MFEVGDKIFYPMYGAGIVEAIEEKEILGETQIYYILNMPFRDIQVMIPKGKTENLKIREVSDVSTMDQVLTSFNEEVDVEEPSANRNQRYRDNMNKLKTGDIHNHVEVIRELVALNKKRPLGTDDKKLLENAQQFLISEIVLTKDVELDQATVILKEAIKH, from the coding sequence TTGTTTGAGGTAGGCGATAAGATTTTTTATCCCATGTACGGTGCAGGTATAGTCGAAGCAATCGAGGAAAAAGAAATACTGGGTGAAACTCAGATCTATTATATTCTTAATATGCCTTTTCGTGACATTCAGGTGATGATTCCAAAAGGAAAGACGGAAAACCTGAAAATCCGTGAAGTGTCTGACGTCAGCACAATGGATCAAGTACTTACTTCTTTTAACGAAGAAGTTGACGTAGAAGAACCCAGTGCAAATAGAAACCAGCGTTACAGGGATAATATGAACAAGCTTAAAACAGGAGACATCCACAATCATGTGGAAGTAATCCGTGAGCTCGTTGCCCTAAACAAGAAACGACCACTCGGAACTGACGATAAAAAACTACTGGAAAACGCCCAGCAGTTTCTCATAAGCGAGATCGTTTTGACAAAAGATGTTGAGTTAGATCAAGCAACTGTTATCTTAAAAGAAGCGATTAAACATTAA
- a CDS encoding NADH-dependent flavin oxidoreductase → MTSNRKMLQTYTLPSGVELKNRVMLAPMTNFLSNDDGTVSAQELAYYEKRSGGVGAVITACAYVLPHGKGFAGEIGANRDEQVPGLKKLADTIHSEGAKAILQIFHGGRMCPPELVPDEEILSASAVPAEREGSKTPRAMTEDEIQETIQAFGEATRRAIEAGFDGVELHGANTYLLQQFFSPHSNRREDAWGGSLENRMKFPLAVLESVQEAIKKHASGAFVLGYRISPEERENPGITMDDTLQLVDVLATRNLDYVHVSLSDFYQGSMREEDPTPRMEMIKERIGHIVPVIGVGSLHTPDEVEKALDTGVPLIALGREMIMEPNWVEKVQNGDEENIRVTLRKDAQQELVLPDPLWNAIFSVPGWFPIEE, encoded by the coding sequence ATGACTTCAAATCGAAAAATGCTACAAACTTATACGCTACCTTCCGGGGTAGAATTAAAGAACCGTGTCATGCTTGCTCCAATGACCAATTTCTTATCAAATGATGACGGCACTGTATCCGCACAGGAACTTGCTTATTATGAAAAGCGCTCTGGCGGTGTAGGTGCAGTTATTACCGCTTGTGCTTATGTGCTTCCGCACGGAAAAGGCTTCGCTGGTGAAATTGGAGCGAACCGCGATGAACAGGTTCCAGGTCTCAAAAAATTAGCAGACACCATTCACTCTGAAGGGGCAAAAGCCATTCTACAAATCTTCCATGGCGGAAGAATGTGCCCTCCAGAGCTCGTTCCAGATGAAGAAATCCTTAGCGCAAGTGCTGTCCCAGCTGAGCGTGAAGGTTCGAAAACACCTCGTGCTATGACAGAAGATGAAATTCAAGAAACCATTCAAGCTTTCGGTGAAGCAACGCGAAGAGCTATTGAAGCGGGGTTTGATGGAGTAGAACTTCATGGTGCAAATACGTACCTTCTCCAACAGTTCTTTTCTCCTCATTCAAACCGAAGAGAAGATGCATGGGGTGGAAGCCTTGAAAATCGCATGAAATTCCCATTAGCTGTCTTAGAATCTGTCCAAGAAGCAATTAAAAAACACGCTAGTGGTGCTTTCGTTCTTGGTTATCGCATCTCACCTGAAGAACGTGAAAATCCTGGCATCACAATGGACGATACCCTTCAGCTTGTAGATGTGCTTGCCACACGCAATCTGGATTATGTTCACGTTTCACTATCCGATTTCTATCAAGGTTCGATGCGTGAGGAAGACCCTACACCACGCATGGAAATGATCAAAGAACGAATCGGTCACATTGTTCCTGTCATCGGTGTCGGCTCTCTTCATACTCCAGATGAAGTAGAAAAAGCACTTGATACAGGCGTACCTCTCATTGCCCTTGGTCGCGAAATGATCATGGAACCGAACTGGGTAGAGAAAGTCCAAAACGGAGACGAAGAAAACATTCGTGTAACGTTACGGAAAGATGCACAGCAAGAACTCGTTTTACCTGATCCGCTTTGGAACGCGATATTTAGCGTACCTGGCTGGTTCCCAATCGAAGAATAA
- a CDS encoding aldehyde dehydrogenase family protein produces the protein MSVNVEIKSFPLFINGEWTPSKGGTLFDVTNPATGDVIAKVTGGTAEDVDQAVEAATQAFEREEWREMPPKERSKLLYTIAQKIMENGEELVALEALSSGGTVRRLASNDIIQMVDLFQTLGKFVLDYTYSETLPSPPFPGPAHNFIWREPIGVCAAITPWNMPMLIATWKIAPALAMGNTIVIKPASYTPLTTLRLAEIISEVVPKGVINVVTGSGKNVGEPLATHPKVDKIAFTGSTEVGRHIMSLASSTVKNTTLELGGKSPSIILEDADLSLALPGSLFGVFLHSGQLCESGTRLFVPDKLYDYVIDGLKELSEKLVLGNPIDPATDMGPVVSATQKEAILSYIEKGKQEGARLICGGHEVNVKGCEKGHFIAPTIFADVTNDMTIAREEIFGPVLSIIRYSDVDDAIQMANDTIYGLAAGVWTSDVNKAYKVVRKLRAGVVWINDWHMLRNDAPFGGYKQSGIGREMGKHCLDAYTQVKHVHTSMVPEAERRSWYSLLFSNQTK, from the coding sequence ATGTCAGTTAACGTAGAAATCAAATCATTTCCCCTCTTCATCAATGGCGAATGGACTCCCTCGAAAGGAGGAACGCTGTTTGATGTGACGAACCCTGCAACAGGCGATGTGATTGCGAAAGTAACAGGTGGTACAGCTGAAGATGTAGATCAAGCTGTTGAAGCTGCTACTCAAGCTTTTGAAAGGGAAGAATGGCGGGAGATGCCCCCGAAAGAGCGGTCTAAATTGTTGTATACCATCGCTCAGAAAATCATGGAAAACGGAGAAGAGCTTGTCGCGTTAGAAGCACTTTCATCAGGCGGCACAGTAAGAAGGCTTGCTTCAAATGACATTATTCAAATGGTCGACCTTTTCCAAACGCTCGGCAAATTCGTGCTCGACTATACGTATTCAGAAACCCTTCCTTCTCCACCGTTCCCTGGCCCGGCCCATAACTTTATTTGGCGCGAACCAATTGGCGTATGTGCGGCCATTACGCCCTGGAACATGCCGATGCTGATTGCAACCTGGAAGATCGCTCCAGCACTGGCAATGGGAAACACCATTGTCATTAAGCCTGCTAGCTACACGCCGCTTACTACGCTCCGCCTTGCTGAGATCATTTCAGAAGTCGTCCCTAAAGGCGTCATTAATGTTGTAACTGGTAGCGGAAAAAACGTTGGTGAACCTCTTGCAACTCATCCTAAAGTTGACAAAATCGCATTCACTGGGTCCACAGAAGTAGGGCGGCACATTATGAGCCTCGCTTCTAGCACGGTTAAAAACACAACCCTCGAACTCGGCGGGAAATCACCTTCCATTATTCTTGAAGATGCTGACCTTTCACTCGCTCTTCCTGGTAGCCTATTCGGCGTTTTTCTTCACTCAGGTCAGCTCTGTGAAAGCGGAACAAGGTTGTTTGTCCCAGATAAATTATATGATTACGTCATTGATGGCCTTAAAGAACTTTCAGAAAAGCTTGTGCTTGGTAACCCGATTGACCCAGCAACGGATATGGGACCCGTGGTTTCTGCCACACAAAAAGAAGCCATTTTATCGTATATCGAGAAAGGAAAGCAGGAAGGTGCTCGTCTCATTTGCGGTGGTCATGAGGTAAACGTGAAAGGCTGTGAGAAAGGACATTTTATCGCTCCGACGATTTTTGCTGATGTGACAAACGACATGACCATTGCTCGAGAAGAAATTTTCGGACCCGTGCTATCCATCATTCGCTATAGTGACGTAGATGATGCGATTCAGATGGCGAATGATACAATTTACGGCCTTGCAGCGGGGGTTTGGACATCTGATGTGAATAAAGCCTATAAAGTTGTTCGCAAACTGCGTGCAGGCGTTGTTTGGATTAATGACTGGCATATGCTAAGGAATGATGCGCCATTTGGAGGATACAAGCAAAGCGGGATTGGTAGAGAAATGGGCAAGCATTGCCTTGATGCGTATACGCAGGTAAAACATGTGCATACGTCTATGGTTCCAGAAGCTGAGCGGAGATCGTGGTACAGTCTTCTCTTTTCAAATCAAACTAAATAA
- a CDS encoding DUF1330 domain-containing protein: MALYALNLFNVKDGEEYAEYARRAEEPLRQYGGKVVAIGKLDSSPEGDIAPRQVMMLVEWESKEGIYNYVNDPHLEDLHPHRELGVDDFVWHLFEKLENLRPVLK, from the coding sequence ATGGCACTGTACGCACTGAATCTATTTAATGTAAAAGACGGGGAAGAATATGCTGAATATGCTAGAAGGGCAGAAGAACCGCTGCGTCAATATGGTGGAAAAGTTGTGGCTATTGGGAAGCTCGATTCCTCTCCAGAAGGGGACATTGCGCCGAGGCAGGTGATGATGCTTGTTGAATGGGAGTCGAAAGAGGGCATTTACAACTACGTGAATGATCCTCATCTTGAAGATTTGCATCCACATCGTGAGCTTGGTGTCGATGATTTTGTTTGGCATTTGTTTGAAAAGCTAGAAAATCTGCGCCCTGTATTGAAATGA
- a CDS encoding helix-turn-helix domain-containing protein: MSMHEEAWVRSFHRMLSIKDPIHRCEVMIQQCLAHFPFMRASMFTFSYFTSIGEGILRVDRHGVFSMNAIREDVRRIPPIQRALLMNKPAFLMMDQHHQLFPEEYIEAYDLTSVLIIPLSIERIAIGCVLLDEREEGVTIHQGLIEEVMMYFQHALAYLLPTTPTIPSPLSKRETEVLQYAADGYSTKGMAQHLNISDFTARDYMSSAIRKVNANHRAEAVANALRKKWIL, encoded by the coding sequence ATGTCGATGCATGAGGAAGCGTGGGTGCGCTCTTTTCATCGAATGCTTTCGATCAAAGATCCAATCCACCGTTGTGAAGTCATGATTCAGCAGTGCCTTGCTCATTTTCCATTCATGCGTGCGAGCATGTTCACTTTTTCCTACTTTACTAGTATAGGAGAAGGAATCCTTCGCGTGGATCGCCATGGCGTCTTCTCTATGAATGCTATTCGTGAAGACGTAAGGCGGATACCGCCTATTCAACGTGCCCTTCTTATGAACAAACCGGCTTTTTTAATGATGGATCAGCATCACCAGCTTTTCCCCGAAGAATACATCGAAGCGTACGATTTAACATCTGTTTTAATTATTCCTCTAAGCATTGAACGTATTGCAATTGGTTGTGTCCTTCTTGACGAGAGAGAAGAAGGAGTGACGATTCATCAAGGTCTTATTGAAGAAGTGATGATGTATTTTCAACACGCACTCGCTTACTTGCTCCCAACAACTCCAACAATCCCTAGTCCTTTAAGTAAACGTGAAACCGAAGTGCTTCAATATGCTGCTGATGGTTATAGTACGAAAGGAATGGCTCAGCATCTTAATATAAGTGATTTTACAGCTCGAGATTATATGAGTTCAGCGATTCGAAAGGTAAATGCGAACCATCGTGCAGAAGCGGTTGCAAACGCATTACGAAAAAAATGGATTCTATAG
- the gntK gene encoding gluconokinase codes for MIGVDIGTTSTKAVLFNDDGQPVSKHNVEYPLFTPTPATAEQDPEQILLAVVESIRTVIQDNQLRGEQVKFVSFSSAMHSLIGVDENGKPLTKCITWADNRSAQWAEKIKNDMDGHEIYRRTGTPIHPMSPLSKLVWLKNDEKELFQSVAKFISIKEYVFYRFFHEYVIDYSIASATGLFNLEQLNWDEEALKIAGITADKLSKPVSTTQMMSGLKAPYIEETGLTSETNFIIGASDGVLSNLGVNAIEPGVVAVTIGTSGAIRAVTDRPVTDPKGRIFCYALTEDKWVVGGPVNNGGITFRWVRDQFAASETETAKRLGIDTYEILTRIAEQVNPGSDGLLFHPYLAGERAPLWNSDARGSFFGLAMHHKKEHMIRAVLEGVIYNLYSVLLALEELIGEPKQIKATGGFARSALWRQMMADIFNQEVTVPESYESSCLGAIVLGKKALGEIDSLSIVSDLVGDTFSHEPKKENVQIYSELLPIYIRISRKLTEEYTAIANFQNKTLGNK; via the coding sequence ATGATTGGTGTCGATATCGGGACAACGAGTACAAAAGCCGTTCTATTTAATGATGACGGTCAGCCTGTTTCAAAACATAATGTGGAATACCCTCTCTTTACACCAACACCCGCGACGGCAGAACAGGACCCAGAGCAAATTCTACTAGCCGTCGTAGAGTCGATTCGGACGGTAATTCAGGATAATCAGTTACGTGGGGAGCAAGTGAAATTTGTTTCATTTAGCTCAGCGATGCATAGTTTAATTGGAGTAGATGAAAACGGAAAGCCGCTTACAAAATGCATCACATGGGCAGACAACCGAAGTGCACAGTGGGCTGAGAAAATAAAAAATGATATGGATGGACACGAAATTTATCGCCGAACAGGAACACCTATTCATCCAATGTCTCCGCTCTCGAAACTCGTTTGGCTTAAAAATGATGAAAAAGAATTATTTCAATCAGTTGCAAAGTTCATTTCAATTAAAGAATACGTTTTCTATCGCTTTTTCCATGAATACGTGATTGACTATTCAATCGCCTCAGCAACAGGCTTATTTAATCTAGAGCAACTTAATTGGGATGAGGAAGCGCTAAAAATCGCTGGTATTACAGCTGACAAACTGTCTAAACCGGTGTCCACAACACAGATGATGTCTGGATTAAAAGCACCTTATATTGAAGAGACAGGGCTTACTTCTGAAACCAACTTCATCATTGGGGCAAGTGATGGTGTCTTATCAAACCTTGGTGTTAATGCCATTGAGCCAGGGGTTGTAGCCGTAACAATTGGGACAAGCGGAGCAATTAGAGCCGTAACCGACCGTCCCGTCACAGATCCAAAAGGACGCATCTTCTGCTACGCTCTTACAGAAGATAAGTGGGTTGTAGGTGGTCCTGTAAATAACGGAGGCATCACGTTCCGCTGGGTACGTGATCAGTTTGCAGCATCTGAAACAGAAACAGCAAAACGCCTTGGCATTGATACGTATGAAATTCTAACTCGAATTGCCGAGCAGGTGAATCCTGGATCTGACGGTCTTCTTTTCCATCCTTATCTTGCTGGCGAACGTGCTCCATTATGGAATTCTGATGCGCGCGGAAGTTTCTTTGGGCTTGCGATGCATCATAAAAAAGAGCACATGATCCGTGCAGTACTTGAAGGGGTTATTTATAACTTATACAGTGTCCTGCTTGCACTTGAAGAGCTAATTGGTGAACCGAAGCAAATTAAAGCAACAGGTGGATTTGCTCGATCAGCTCTTTGGAGACAGATGATGGCCGACATCTTTAACCAAGAAGTAACCGTTCCAGAAAGCTATGAAAGCTCCTGCCTTGGTGCCATCGTTCTCGGTAAAAAAGCGCTCGGCGAAATCGACTCACTAAGCATCGTCTCAGACCTAGTAGGAGATACATTTAGCCATGAACCCAAAAAAGAAAACGTCCAAATCTACTCAGAACTACTCCCAATCTACATCAGAATCTCAAGAAAATTAACCGAAGAATACACCGCCATAGCCAATTTTCAAAACAAAACATTGGGGAATAAGTAA
- a CDS encoding MurR/RpiR family transcriptional regulator gives MSDTETRHCLPRIRSSYSQFSEKERQVADYILNNSNKIIHSTINQVAEDLNVADATVFRFCKRIGFKGFQAMKIALAAEIVNPIQDIHETITETDSPKEVAEKVLRSNIRTLEDTYHILDDATIDQAVQILLKATHIEFYGNGGSGIIAMDAQHKFIRTGLRSTSYSDAHLQIMSASQLSSSDVAVLISHSGTNKDMLRVADIARETGATTIAITNLATSPLSKKVDIPLYTVSQETDFRSEALASRIAQLSLVDALYVNIMIARKEKSKHSLQLMREAISSKRI, from the coding sequence ATGTCCGATACGGAAACCCGTCATTGCCTTCCAAGAATCCGCTCTTCTTATTCGCAATTTAGCGAAAAAGAACGACAGGTGGCGGATTATATATTAAACAATTCGAATAAGATTATCCACAGCACAATTAATCAGGTTGCAGAAGACTTGAATGTAGCTGATGCAACAGTTTTTCGTTTTTGTAAGCGAATCGGTTTCAAAGGCTTTCAAGCGATGAAAATTGCCCTGGCTGCAGAAATTGTTAATCCGATTCAGGATATTCATGAAACCATCACAGAAACGGACTCCCCGAAAGAGGTTGCCGAAAAGGTGCTTCGATCAAACATTCGAACGCTAGAGGATACGTACCACATATTGGATGATGCGACGATTGATCAGGCCGTTCAAATTTTATTAAAAGCAACACATATTGAATTTTACGGAAATGGTGGTTCTGGAATTATTGCGATGGACGCACAGCATAAGTTTATTCGAACAGGATTACGCTCTACGTCATATAGCGATGCACATTTGCAAATCATGTCAGCCTCTCAGCTATCAAGTAGCGATGTGGCCGTCTTGATTTCTCATTCTGGTACGAATAAAGATATGCTTCGCGTAGCTGACATCGCACGTGAAACTGGGGCAACCACGATCGCTATCACGAATCTGGCTACCTCGCCACTAAGTAAAAAAGTTGATATTCCTCTCTATACCGTTTCACAAGAAACAGACTTTCGCTCTGAAGCTCTCGCATCTAGGATTGCACAGCTAAGTCTCGTTGATGCGCTTTATGTAAATATTATGATTGCGAGAAAAGAAAAATCAAAGCACTCACTGCAACTTATGCGTGAAGCCATCTCTTCAAAGCGAATTTAA
- the gnd gene encoding phosphogluconate dehydrogenase (NAD(+)-dependent, decarboxylating) translates to MNVGLIGLGKMGYNLALNLRDHEHNVIVHDANDEQVQKMNEEGFTGKHSLKEVVASLESPRILWMMVPSGDITEAVTTELSGLLDRGDIIIDGGNSHYKDSKRRGEMLLEKGIYFFDVGTSGGKSGARNGACTMIGGDSTVFETIEPLFKDICVEDGYLYTGELGSGHFLKMVHNGVEYGMMQSIAEGFDLLSKSEYDFDYEKVARVWNNGSVIRSWLMELTEQAFSKDANLDEIRGVMNSSGEGKWTVETALDLQTATPVIALSLMMRYRSLEDDTFTGKVVAALRNEFGGHATEKSN, encoded by the coding sequence ATGAACGTCGGATTAATTGGTCTTGGCAAAATGGGATACAACCTTGCTCTAAACTTACGTGATCATGAACATAACGTGATCGTACACGATGCAAATGATGAGCAGGTTCAGAAAATGAATGAAGAGGGCTTTACAGGAAAGCACTCTCTTAAAGAAGTGGTAGCATCACTAGAATCACCACGTATTCTTTGGATGATGGTTCCTTCAGGCGATATCACTGAAGCTGTTACAACTGAATTGTCGGGCCTTCTCGACCGTGGTGATATAATCATTGATGGCGGGAATTCCCACTATAAGGATTCAAAGCGCAGAGGCGAAATGCTTTTAGAAAAAGGCATTTATTTCTTTGATGTAGGCACAAGCGGTGGGAAGTCAGGTGCACGCAATGGCGCTTGTACGATGATCGGTGGAGATAGCACTGTGTTTGAAACCATTGAGCCATTATTTAAAGACATTTGCGTTGAAGATGGCTACCTCTATACTGGTGAGTTGGGTAGCGGTCACTTTTTGAAAATGGTTCATAATGGCGTAGAATATGGCATGATGCAGTCCATTGCAGAAGGTTTTGATTTATTAAGTAAAAGTGAGTACGATTTTGACTACGAAAAAGTGGCACGCGTATGGAATAACGGTTCTGTTATTCGTTCTTGGTTAATGGAATTAACCGAGCAGGCTTTCTCAAAAGATGCTAATCTTGATGAAATTCGTGGTGTGATGAACTCATCAGGTGAAGGGAAATGGACAGTAGAGACAGCTCTTGATCTCCAAACAGCAACTCCTGTTATCGCACTTTCCCTAATGATGCGCTATCGTTCATTAGAAGACGATACTTTCACTGGTAAAGTCGTTGCAGCTCTTCGTAATGAATTCGGCGGTCACGCAACTGAAAAAAGCAATTAA
- a CDS encoding molybdopterin-dependent oxidoreductase: MDSVKENVHYRTCPLCEATCGLEIHTVNGEVTHIEGDKQDPFSKGYLCPKGFSLKELHHDPDRIREPMIRKGAEWFTVSYEEAFKEVRKGLRGVIEKHGRDAVGVYLGNPNVHNLSGMLYLPLFLRALGSRNQYSASTVDQIPKQLAAEFMYGSDFSIPIPDIDRTQYFLVIGANPIVSNGSLMTGPNMRGRLKALQDRGGRLVVVDPVRTATAKLANDHHFIKPGTDGYFLFSILHTLFDEELTKEAHLAQHVNGLSEVKKLAKDFPPEKMAAACGLDAETIRTIARDISSATCAAVYGRMGTCTQAFGTVNSWLIDVINYVTGNLDREGGVMFTTPAAGGKTSKKGYRFDRFRSRVSRMPEVLGELPVACLAEEMDTPGEGQIRAFVTVAGNPVLSTPNSKRLQSAMEDLDFMVSVDCYLNETTRNANVIFPAPTPLERSHYDLSFYQLSVRNISHYSPRVFEKNEGQLDEWEILLKLAALVGEEEPDQDAVNKLDDASIQYLIKKDINNDRSPIYGRNPKDISEALEGRTGPERMLDYMLRSGPYGDHFKKQDGLSLKKLEENPHGIDLGALKSRIPEVLLTHTGKIELAPKLIVDDVTRLKKETNRSDMLLIGRRNLRSNNSWMHNLPVLMKGKDRCTLWLNPSDGERLKIQDGDVAVVESEVGRLEVIVELTTDIMPGVGSIPHGYGHGLSGVKMAVAKDNKGVNTNLLSDEKRRDAVSGTAVLNGIPITVSKTKSGREKHGTVRTESI, from the coding sequence ATGGATTCGGTTAAGGAGAACGTTCACTATCGTACCTGTCCACTTTGCGAAGCGACGTGTGGGTTAGAAATCCACACCGTTAATGGAGAAGTTACGCATATTGAAGGAGATAAGCAAGATCCTTTTAGCAAAGGGTATTTATGTCCAAAAGGGTTTAGTTTAAAGGAATTGCATCACGATCCAGACCGGATAAGAGAGCCGATGATTCGAAAAGGGGCGGAATGGTTTACAGTGAGTTATGAAGAAGCTTTTAAGGAAGTAAGGAAAGGCCTTCGGGGTGTGATTGAAAAGCACGGGCGGGATGCTGTAGGCGTCTATCTTGGAAATCCAAATGTGCACAACCTATCAGGCATGCTCTATTTGCCTCTGTTTCTTCGTGCGCTTGGAAGCCGTAATCAATACTCTGCCAGCACAGTTGACCAAATTCCCAAACAGTTAGCAGCAGAGTTTATGTACGGAAGCGACTTTAGCATACCGATCCCAGATATTGATCGGACACAGTATTTTCTAGTTATTGGCGCGAACCCGATCGTTTCAAATGGAAGCTTAATGACGGGACCTAACATGCGTGGGAGACTGAAAGCTTTACAGGACAGAGGAGGACGTCTGGTTGTTGTCGATCCAGTTCGTACAGCTACCGCTAAACTGGCGAATGACCATCATTTTATTAAACCTGGCACAGATGGGTATTTCTTATTTAGTATCCTTCACACCTTATTTGATGAGGAGTTAACGAAGGAAGCGCATCTTGCTCAGCATGTAAACGGCCTTTCGGAAGTGAAAAAATTGGCAAAAGATTTCCCGCCTGAAAAAATGGCAGCCGCATGCGGGCTTGATGCAGAAACGATTCGTACGATCGCAAGAGACATTTCTTCTGCCACGTGCGCTGCTGTGTATGGACGAATGGGGACATGTACACAGGCATTCGGAACAGTAAATAGCTGGTTAATTGACGTGATAAATTACGTGACAGGTAATTTGGATCGTGAAGGCGGCGTCATGTTCACAACGCCTGCTGCCGGTGGAAAAACGTCTAAGAAAGGCTATCGTTTTGATCGTTTTAGAAGCAGAGTTAGTCGTATGCCTGAAGTACTAGGTGAACTTCCTGTTGCGTGTCTTGCAGAAGAAATGGATACCCCTGGTGAAGGGCAAATTCGTGCATTCGTCACGGTTGCGGGTAACCCTGTTTTATCAACGCCAAATAGTAAGCGGTTACAAAGTGCGATGGAAGATCTTGATTTTATGGTAAGTGTTGACTGTTATTTAAATGAAACGACCAGAAACGCAAACGTCATCTTTCCGGCACCAACACCCCTTGAACGCTCACATTATGACCTTTCCTTTTATCAACTTTCGGTTCGTAATATTTCTCACTACTCGCCACGTGTTTTTGAAAAGAATGAAGGTCAGCTTGATGAGTGGGAAATTCTTCTTAAGCTTGCAGCATTAGTTGGAGAGGAAGAACCAGATCAAGATGCCGTAAACAAATTAGATGATGCATCGATACAATATCTTATCAAAAAAGATATTAATAATGATCGCTCACCAATTTATGGTCGCAACCCAAAGGACATATCGGAAGCATTAGAAGGACGAACAGGTCCAGAGCGAATGCTAGATTATATGCTCCGTTCAGGGCCTTACGGAGACCATTTTAAAAAGCAGGATGGTTTAAGTCTAAAGAAGCTTGAAGAGAACCCGCATGGCATTGATTTGGGAGCGTTAAAATCACGGATTCCAGAAGTACTTCTCACACATACAGGAAAGATCGAGCTCGCTCCTAAATTGATTGTAGATGACGTAACAAGACTTAAGAAGGAGACGAACAGATCCGATATGCTCCTAATTGGTCGAAGAAATTTGCGGTCAAATAATTCTTGGATGCATAACTTACCTGTGCTTATGAAAGGAAAAGATCGGTGTACATTATGGCTTAACCCATCAGACGGTGAGAGGCTTAAGATTCAAGATGGCGATGTCGCTGTTGTGGAATCAGAAGTAGGGCGTCTTGAAGTTATTGTGGAGCTAACAACCGACATTATGCCTGGAGTAGGAAGTATTCCCCACGGCTATGGGCATGGTCTTAGCGGTGTGAAAATGGCGGTAGCAAAGGATAACAAAGGCGTGAATACCAATCTATTAAGCGATGAAAAAAGACGTGATGCTGTCTCCGGAACCGCCGTTTTAAATGGGATTCCAATAACAGTTAGTAAAACAAAGAGTGGGAGGGAGAAGCATGGCACTGTACGCACTGAATCTATTTAA